ATTCAAAGAATTCAAGTGCTAACGTTTAACACAAGCCATGAACAGTAAGAGACCTAATAGTTTTTAGTATAGtttaaattaatgaaaataaattatccCCAAATCTCAAGTACTGCATTAATGCACCTCCAGAAGGGAGACTTTTTATCCATGGTCCAATTGGACAAATGATGTTGAGCTTTTATTCTCACAGAGTTGTTTTTTGCGAGGCACTCAACAACGCAAGAGGATTGTTTTGGGTGATGTCATAAAATACGACGACAGATACAGGAAGCTTCATTCACAAACCTCGatcttcaaatgtaaaatgtattaattcagTACAGCCCTAGTTTGTAGTCTTTTCAAATAGAAcgtcataaaaataataatccagGAACAATGCATGGCCAAGTATAAAACTGAATCCTGAAGGACCTATTACTCTCAAAGACTGAAGTAAAATAGTATAGGGGCTAAATACAAAATTCAGAGCATATCAATGAAGGAGGGATTGTCTGCACACGGCTCTAAACATGGCAATGGCAGAGCTGGCGGATAACAGATAACGGTCCTAACAGTGCAAGCAGtgcaaacagcaacaacaacagtactgtcagagctaacagtgttaacctgaggGGGAAGCGGAGGGAGGGCAACGCCTAGAACCTTTAATGATGAAGTTTATACCGGGACTACTGTGgaacaaactttaaaaatatacatagtTATCCACAGTTTCATGCCTCCATGCCAGTATGCATGCTGTTTAACATAAGAAGTGTAACGTTGTGCGGTGACTCACGTGCCCGTCTTGTCTACGGTGACAGAGCGCACAGGCGCCCTGGTGACAGAGCATCTTGACGAGGGCTTCTTTCTGGTTGGGCGACCAGAGGGTGACTGTGCCGTTGGAGTGGCCCAGGTGGATGACGGCATTATGAGGGTTCTGGCACATCACAGTCGAGCCGGCCTGTCTTGGTGCAGATGGCTGCCACTTCCTTTCCCACAGACACATCCAGGTACTGCAGGAAACTGGTAGCACTCTGAGgacaagagagaaaacaggaTTACTGCTGGTGAACTCAAGCAGGTGTttgcttttacatttattgtgtaCAAAACCTGTAAGAACGGGTTTAATGAACTCACCACTGTTGCGAGCAAAAAGTGGTAGGGGAGGAACTGCATTCGAAGGACGTCATTGAATTTGCGGATGCAGTGAAGCTCTATTCCATTGGAGTCATAGATATGCAGCCACTTCTTCTGAGCCACTGCATACATGGCCTCACTGTGGAGCCACCTAAATAAAGGCAGATATTTGTGTTGCTGGTAGGTGAAGCatgtttgtaatgtgtaaaGGTCTGCACAATGTAAGGTTGGATAACTTACTTTACATCATTGACAGACTCCATCACGTTTATCTCACACATGAGCTGTTTGGACTGCCAGTCTATACAAGCAACATGGCCTCTCCTCCCACCAAGCAGCAGTTGACTGAAAGGAAGAAACACGCAGTTAACAAAATGCCcacaattcaaacatttaaatcaatatttctatataatGTGGAAGGACTCGCTTGTGGTGATAAAGCCACAGAAAGTCTGCAGTCTCCTCAGCTTGACGGAGTATTTGAGCATCAAGCAAAGTCTAgtatatttatacagcccaataacACAGatttgcctcaaggggctttgcaatctgtacagcacacgacacactctgtcctaagaccctcgaTTTGGATCAGGAAAAAAATCCCCAAAAACAATTTCACAGGGGGGAAAAGGaaaacctcaggaagagcagAAGACGGATCTCTcccccaggacggacagatatGCAATATTGTCGTCTTTCAGCATTTCATTATTACCCGCCATATAACTGTTCTGGTTCAGTCTCAACCCTCTCATAAGAACAGGCTTCAGGCACAGATGGtagttgttttcagtttaaaaagaaaaagctcccGGAAACCCACTGTGCACTAGCTGCTCAACATGAGCAAGTACGTTAACACTATCTGGTGAACAcaatggagcatttagcagctaggGAGCCAGATGTTTCCAGAAACAGAGTTTAAAGGACAGTGAATATACGTCAGGTTGGCACAACTCCTAATAAAGGACAACGTTGCTTTGCGACTGCTGGTTGTATGAATAAGCCACTTGTTTCCTAATATATTCTTTGACTTGTCGGATGTAATAAATAACGTTAATGATGTCTCTTCATCCCATTTAAAGGCCCTTCACCGTCTCTTAGGGGTTTTCACATGATGTCAAAGCCAACATAATCTACAAATATACATTATTAggtaaatatatctgtgttggATTTACAGCTTCTTGGCCAAAGaggaaaaaagtaaattaatgcaggtttaaatgtaaaaaaaaaggagttcATTTTGTCCTAATGCTGAGCTAACGGACTCATATTATCAGCTGTAGCAGCACAAGACAAACACTTTATACTGTACATGGTTTGGTTTGTGATACTGACCGTCCAGTCTTGCTGTAATCCAGTCGATATGGTCCAAACTGAGACAGTTTGAGGTTAAAATACTGAGGAGGAATAGGgagaaaaatgtaatgaaaaggCAAACAACCTGGGGAACAACATCAGAACTgggaacatatatatatatatatatatatatatatatatatatatatatatatatatatatatatatatatatatataaaaaagtgattttgaaacataaaaataaacacataattaAAACAATCGTGTGAGCTCTTAAACACACAGTATTATCCTTGCTTCAACATTTAAAGTAATAGTTGATCTTAAACAAGTTCAAAATAGAGGTTGTTTTGTTATAACAAAGGCTCCCAGCAATTACATGTCAGAAGTCAAATCTTTCCAAATCTACACCGGTGTCCGGTCAGTGTCCCACCTTTGCTGCGGCTGTTATATCCACAGCATCTGAAATATCTTCCTGAGAGATCGTACACGTGTCCTCATCGTCATCTCCTTCCAGAAACCTGAGATTAGAAGAAAACTTGTCACAACCAGGATTTTAAGCAAAGCCTTAATGTGTCATTTGTCCTAATTTAAATCTCCGTCACATCATACACTGTGAAATTACCCTGCGTCCTCTGGGAGTAGGAGGTCAATCCGAGCAGCTTGTTTCTGGGCCATTTCTGAAACTTCTTCTGAGCGAGACATCATGTCTTTCAGCTTGTAATGCTGCCGGTGAGACTAGGACGAGAACAATGAAAAAGGAACAAGATGTTAGCTAGAGGGAACAAATAACTCCATTTGTTCACTAGAAATTGTAAACAAGATACATAGGGGAGCTTACCTTTTTAGTTTTATCTCTCCTCTTGAACTTCTGCACCCTGTCCTCTGGAATAGGTGCAGGCCCAGGGAAAGGGTCAGGTTTCTGAGGGAGTATGATCAATAATCAGGAGAAATTCACTGGATTTACTttgtgaaacattaaaataaaagtaaatcaatGTAAAGCTGGGTGATATATTATCAATACTTGAGTACGGAAATAGATAGGGACTCTAGGTATTTCAAGAGTGTGGTATAGCTTGAATATCATCTTCTCCTGcctgacaggctgcttcacatTCAGTCCAGGGCTCTTGATTCAACATATCAGTTtggtaaaaactaaatatttcattCCAGTCACAAATATACTACTACTTTGATACAGATGAATGTTATACTATACCTAAAATATACAGTTAAGCATATTGTGTTGCTGTATTTGAAAAAAATCTCAACAGTTCCAACATACTTAATACATCAGGATGGATTTGGGTAGATGTGTATAAAATGAAGCACCATTTCTAAATGATGGAACGGggcagccataaaaaaaaaaacagaagagcaTCACTCGGTAAAcccaaataaatcaaaagtcCTGCACACACCAGGTTACGGGTAAAGACACTATTTCATTATCAAATTACATCTAAAAACAAGAAAGAGTGAACTTTGCATTTCGCATGTTGCTTTATTAGATTTGCTTTGTGACTCActctatagatcgtgtgcatgtgacgtcacgcttacgtcccaacccgtaaatcagccatgttggatgatatacacaaccaagacggcgcccgttcacgtgtgagttgatGCAACGCTTcgtcattttctttgtatttaaacgtctaagatggaaagaaaatgccaatcgtgtgcgcagtgtataattgtggtcatgacgctactcgtgacccagagaaacggttctttagatttcctacaatcatcaaaaacaacgatccacaagagagggatgaattactgtctaccgaaagccgtaagctggtttagcaacataactcgtgaggatttaacagaagaaaaagcacaattcacctgtgtgtgtgtggcgtccactttatatctggtaagagctcatgctaaagctatgttttcaatgtttacgttaaatatttgtgcttatgatatacccgaacactgtaagacctcacctcactcacaaaccacggcttgagcggtgtatctcaaGCTCGTtcagagtgatttacacgggcatggacgagcaccctgtcatcgttcactggtttggtaagaagactaccaacccagccagaaacaaagacattataagcatctaagctcttgtatgccttcatttgtgcgttggttgcccacgacatTTGTAGCActaggtagttcacaatatccggatattcaatcggcggtaatgaatctaaatcctcaatataatccgacggctttagcgtgtacgggtcacggccgcaaatttggacttttcctctgaatcttgcctttgcagaagactccagagagtcacaatactttgaagaagtcggagttgtattgttgttcgctttagacgccattgttgatttgttatccaaccaacatggagtcgcacgcatacgtcacacagttttgtcacgtgtttgcacactatctatgtACACATAATGCCTTAATGAAGCATTCATAAATACTCGTTCAGATTAAATatgcataaaaaacaaaatgttatacTGTAACTACACATCTATAAGCAACCCACCTGGACTGATCCATAacgttatataatatatattattatgatcaAAAATCTTCCCTGAATGCCAGTGACACAACAACCACGCTATATTCATTTCAAGTAGATTAGACTGTAATGCTCTCTTTACCAGACTTACTTTTTATGAATTTGACTACTTTTATCTCGTAGTATTTGCACTTGCTATAAAATgcctggttttttttttttcttcactttgttgTAAATCACTTACACctgtatgaaatgtgctttataaatacaggtttattattattactttatcaTTCTCTTACCCCTGATATGAACATCTTTCCATCTCCTTGATCCTCttcttgctttcttttctttgctttctgtgtctgtttctgttgcACAGCCTGTTCGGTCTGTTCACATCCTTTTCCcactgtgttttcatctttgcCCTCCTCCTGCGGCTCATCCCAGTATCGAGCTGGGGGCTGTTAAAGAGCAAAACGATTGCAGGTTAGCAGCAGCGACGTTAAGAACAATACAGAGAGTTTagtgttttaatttgtgcaaACAGAAAAAGGTCAGCTCGCCTCCTCCAGTACCCCGTACACACGCTCTGCTTGCCTTAACTGCGTGATGCTAGCTAAGCTAATGCtacattgtgtgtgtcagtttgaaAAGCACCGTCCTAGTCTCACTTAGCAGACGATATCAACAGTTAGACACTCTTACGAATTATTTATTCGTAGttaccttcttcttttttcccaCGTGTGTATCAATCACCACTGCCTCGCCGGGAGACGCCATCTTTGTTGTATACGTTTTTCAGTTCCTGTAACATCGCTGCTGAAAACGTTACTTCCGGCTAAACAGTTTATATTTCGATCttttttatgtacattttttatttagtgcTTTCTTCAAGGAAAAAATGTAGAAAACAGGTTAGGGaattaatatacaaatactATCGATATAATTCAATCAACAATGacacaaataataaacaatagagGTACCATTATACTGAAAATCAGGAAAGAGAGAACATAAAACTTACAAAAAAATCTATTATATTCTTCTGCATTCatatttatgaaatataaaattaaGGTAAATTACTAGCTTCAAGGTCAATAaactcaaaaagaaaaataatgaaacaaaaccTACAAtactaaaaaaaatatatatataaaatatttctaGAATGCTAAACATTTCACATGGTGTGTGTGGAAGGGAAAACTCAGTCTTTAATTCAGTGTAAGCATTTTAGCAGGGTCACCAGGGTGCAAAAATGTCACTGGCATATTCCTTGAGTCATAATATTGACAgttatattattggatattGTTGTACAAACTTCAGCTAATGAAAAGGTTTCCCAAAATATGTTTCCAAGTACTGCACTCAGACTCAGCTGAGCTTTCTTTCTTCAGTAACACAGGTCAAGGTTTATATTGAACTATATAAGTTtatcatatgtatgtatgatatatatatatgtatgatatatatatgtatgatatatacatatgcatatacatatgcatatacatatatatacatatatatatatgtatatatatatatatatatatgctgggttgatgagttattgaatggcaggagtgaggcttggagcaggtgagttgactgaactgcaaacAAGGGAGAGTGAAggggggcgacacgcccacaactcagacacatatacagagagagaaacaagcaggcgacccagggaaaacacaagaaatGGCAAAAGGCGTGGACGTGACACCCCTGGCCTACAGTAACTTATCCTTTCTCAACATGTTTTGGATGACATGTTTCCTTCCCCTAAAGCACTGCCTCAACTTCTTGTTTTCTGTTACTCTGTATGATAGACATTCAATTGTGCATGTTGTTTAAATATGACATGCCATACAGTAAACACCTTTCTctaaatattttacaaatgtccCTAAAAGATCACAGCTCTATATTGCCCTTTGGATAAGTGCTTACGtaagaatttattttctcttggaCATAGCGTGTCTTCCAGAACAGagctgtttatatatatatatatatatatatatatatatatatatatatatatatatatatatatatatatatatatatataaaagaagcTTTGTCCCATGAGGTTTTAACTTTAAAGGAAAAGGAATGCCATATGTTTTGAGTTGAACCCATGCACCCAACAATTCCCAAGTGGCTGACATTGTTTAAATGTGCATGCAGTATGTTCAAGCCCAAAGCTTTTGGAAAAGAATTCAgacttttttcactttttaaaaaactaatCATACTCATGAGAGAAGGAGAGTGCAAGTGTGAACACAGAGACGAGACATGTTCACCTCTTAGACAGATCCAAACCCAGAAGTAAGGAGTGTTGAAAGAAGTAAAACTGTGTAATGCCATTTAAGACATACCCATAAACACTAAAGATAACAAGGTGTActtaaaatgaatattgagAAAACTTAGTTACAGAGAGAAGAGTCCCCCacaaaaatatacagtattgaCAGTTTTTCTAGTGCTTTGATTAAAATACCTTGCGTTCTTGTTTGAGAGGCTAATCCCAACCTAAGGGGAACTCCTCCTCCACTGAATGAAGGTATGCCAGTGAAATCCCTTTAAGAATTGCTGTGGCTGACTATTATCTAGAGGATAGGGGAGGGGCTGGAGTCCATATCAGATCTAGGACTGAGCCTCCAATAACAATGGAGAAAGTTTCAAGAgtaaagaggaaggaaaggaaggggAAAACTACAGCACAGGAAGAGAAAAGTATCAGAAATACAGCGGAGTAACGAGCAACATTCAGCATGGACAAGGTATTTCTCTAAATGATTCTAAAGtctaaaagtattttttctaaGCACTACATTGTGCTTTACTGTCAAGTGTGGTTAATGTTCTTGTTTAACATGTAATGCTGATCAAATGAGAATAGATTTGTAGAGAGAAGAATTGTAAAAAGCATGCAAAAGTTGCATGTATTCAACTTCTTTTTCACACATTTGAGTATTCAACCCCCTTTGTCTTCCACAGCACGGGTGGGGTTTTTTTCTAATACTGAATCTATGAGCACACTACTGTCCTTTTGGACTGGCTATTTAttgtttccttccttcttttaaGAGTAGAAGTTACTTTTTTACAGTGAACAATGTTTGCATTCTTTTCCACACAATCAAATTCCAGCAGTTTAATTACTCAACACACAAGGATCATATGTATAGTATGTTTTGATTATttgcctttcttttctttctttctttctttaaacatGGAGATACCCCCTCGACCAGAAATGTTTGACTTCCATGGAGTCCAAATGACCCACTATTTCACAGACAACTGGGAAAACATTCAAAACTTTCAGGCCAGGCCAGATGATATACTTATTGCAACATACCCCAAAGCAGGTCAGCATAAATGATTTAAAGCTCATAAAATATGTGTGTAGAGAGGTGAAGGGGTTGGAATAATTGTATTtccctctgcctgtctgtatgttaGGAACCACCTGGGTCTCCTACATCCTTGACCTGCTGTATTTTGGTCGGACAGAGCATCAGACATCCATCCCAATCTATGATAGAGTGCCTTTCTTGGAGCTCTTCATCCCATCTTTTGGTTCAGGTTCAACAGATGATCAAATATACTCACCACATTTCACATACATGCTTCACAAACATATAAATCACTTATTTAATGGTCCattgtgtaggatttagtggcatggAGCGGTGAAATTCAGCTTGCAACCAACCTAGCGCACTCCCTGAAGTCCCGCTTCCTATGTAGATAAGAAGGGCTCTTTCtaagataacaaaaacacaatgattATTAGTTTCAAGTACTGATTAAAACacttattaaaacataataatcaatattatattccatATCTGCCAATGGAGCCCCCAAaacctacacactggacctttattTAGTATACTGTGTGGTGATTTTCTATCTTTTGCTTAAAGGTGCAACGTGTAAGGTATGCCACAATGTTAGTTTAAAACATTCATAAAATGAACTggcattatcaacagaatgtgataaTGTGTTGAAACTAGCATCTTATTTGACTagtcctgtcttgtaataccatttgtttatttgtgagtCGGTCCATGGTCTGTGTACATTTTGATAGTTTAGTCACTAAACTTTGGATTCAATCCACTAAATTTTTgtggattaaatccaaagtggcagaaatgagaacGAGACTTGTCTGGTCCTTACCGCTGCTGGAGGTGGTGGACCCCCAGTCAGCATTTAGCAGCCAGAGCAAGCCCCAGCACTAAGAGGCTGATACCAGGTGACTGCTGCCCCAATTCCTCGCCGGACCAGCAAacttgctgttgctgctgttacacaggttagaccagtggttcccaaacgttTTCTGCAGGGCCCTCCTTTGGTATATAAGAATATTTTCGAGCCCCCCCTGGGAGCCCggtcacaaacttgtccatgttatgctagcagggccCAAGCCTTGCCGCGCCCCCCCTGCAATAGCTCTGCaccccccactttgggaaccactgggttAGACCCAGCGCACCAGCTGTGACTCCCGGCCCTGGGGTATGTGCTGGCTGAATTCAAGTTGCAGCGGCCGCTGCCGAGGGCCACCCGCTCTCCTCCCGGCGGTCTCCTGGCCTTAGGGAGCACGATGCGATGGTGCGGCTCTTTTCCTTGTTTCTGGCATTTTggatttagttaaaaaaaacaaactatcaaagcaAACATGGACCGTACAGCCCCGGGTTAgtgccacaaacacacagatggctaACATAAACTATAGGCTGACGCCATATGTGAAGATTGTAAGATAGCAGTGTTATTTAGACCGGCCTCTAGAGTTTAAACAGTTTAATAGATATTTGTGTATTCTTGACCTGCTGTTAGTTagaatctttttgtttttttgttttatagatGATGACTAGATTGTATGAACCCAGTAGTAAAGATGAAATGCTGCTTATTTTTTTGGAGCATGTGGCCAGGCATTACACGTTGCACTTTTAAACTTCAGTAAACGTTATCATTGCATGTAAAATGTTCATATGCCTTTtattcatatcacacacacagtatttaggCCTACCTCACTTTAGCAGTCAAGAAACTATTTAAGCACTTTACATGATCAGGGCTTTGTTCACTCCAACTTTCTTTACACAGGAAAAGACATGGTGGACaacctctccacctctcctcgaCTCATTAAAACTCACTTTCCAGTCCAGTTTGTGCCAAAGTCCTTTTGGGAACAAAACTGCAGGGTCagtagtttgtgtgttttttgcattATATCATGTatgtcaggggtcgggaacctatggctctttcgatgacgagatatggctcgcagacaattttgagctgacatttttaaacatgattaacaagtaatatataattatactgtgtcatttagagtaaaacatttagcagcggattttgttttagttctcccctctcctttcctccactccgtctctgactgtaactgtgtgcgtgtgtgtatgtgtctgtgcgttttgtgtgcgtgtcagtgtgtgtagggggcggagccctgcacttttcgaaacagcagaggagaaactgcgcaaagcaagcagtagaccaggggtgtcaaactcaatcacagagagggccaacattaaggcatcgtttcgggggtgaagcttggaaactgcagcgctcacagactcacactttgctttgagtgtgtcattacaaaaaggttcccgacccctgatgtaTGTATTATCACAATGTGCTGAAATTGAGGATTAAGTAACATTAAGTAcgaatattttatttaaagactgAATGATAACAACGAGAAACTGTAGAATTGTAGTCATGTTTTCCACcagttacaacaacaaacatacaaaagtATATTATGTCTCATGTTGCGTTGGTCTTCAGAtcatttaagtgttttcttctgcaggtgGTCTACGTGGCACGCAACGCCAAAGACAACATGGTGTCTTATTTTCACTTTGATCGCATGAACTCAGCTCAGCCAGAGGCTGGAGACTGGAGCAACTACATCCACAGATTCATGGAGGGAAAGAGTGTGtatgaaatacaataataataggTATGAATTAAATGTACAGATTTCTACTGAACATTACTGAAGTGCTTTCACGTGTTCTCCTGTGGGCTCAGTGGTGTTTGGATCCTGGTACGACCATGTGAACGGCTGGTGGGAAAAGAAACAGAGTTATGAAAAACTCCATTACATGTTCTATGAAGATCTAATTGAGGTAATTTAGGTGTTATTGAGAGCGTTGATATTCAGGCTACTTTTCTCATTTAGCTGGTAACATTGAAATGATCTGAACACTGTGTTTCCAGGACACTGGACGGGAAATAGACAAACTCTGCTGCTTTCTTGGTTTGTCTCCTTCAGccgaggagaagaaaagagttACAGGGGGAGTGCAGTTTGATAATATGAAAAAGGACAACATGGCCAACTATTCTACAAACCCAGTTATGGATTTCAAAATTTCTCCTTTCATGAGAAAAGGTAAACTGATGAATAAATAGCTACATATGTGcgacaagaaaaacacaatcagATGTTCACTTTTAGCTAAAATACCTGAGTTATTCTCTGTGGTTCTGCAGGGAAAGTTGGTGACTGGAAGAACCA
This window of the Cottoperca gobio chromosome 7, fCotGob3.1, whole genome shotgun sequence genome carries:
- the LOC115010914 gene encoding cytosolic sulfotransferase 3-like, translated to MDKIPPRPEMFDFHGVQMTHYFTDNWENIQNFQARPDDILIATYPKAGTTWVSYILDLLYFGRTEHQTSIPIYDRVPFLELFIPSFGSGKDMVDNLSTSPRLIKTHFPVQFVPKSFWEQNCRVVYVARNAKDNMVSYFHFDRMNSAQPEAGDWSNYIHRFMEGKMVFGSWYDHVNGWWEKKQSYEKLHYMFYEDLIEDTGREIDKLCCFLGLSPSAEEKKRVTGGVQFDNMKKDNMANYSTNPVMDFKISPFMRKGKVGDWKNHFTVDQSEHFDEDYKKKMKNPTLQFRTEI
- the wdr46 gene encoding LOW QUALITY PROTEIN: WD repeat-containing protein 46 (The sequence of the model RefSeq protein was modified relative to this genomic sequence to represent the inferred CDS: deleted 2 bases in 2 codons); the encoded protein is MASPGEAVVIDTHVGKKKKPPARYWDEPQEEGKDENTVGKGCEQTEQAVQQKQTQKAKKRKQEEDQGDGKMFISGKPDPFPGPAPIPEDRVQKFKRRDKTKKSHRQHYKLKDMMSRSEEVSEMAQKQAARIDLLLPEDAGFLEGDDDEDTCTISQEDISDAVDITAAAKYFNLKLSQFGPYRLDYSKTGRQLLLGGRRGHVACIDWQSKQLMCEINVMESVNDVKWLHSEAMYAVAQKKWLHIYDSNGIELHCIRKFNDVLRMQFLPYHFLLATVSATSFLQYLDVSVGKEVAAICTKTGRLDVMCQNPHNAVIHLGHSNGTVTLWSPNQKEALVKMLCHQGAVRSVTVDKTGTYMVTSGMDKKLKVYDIRTFKPLKSYFLPAGASCLSLSQRGLLSAATGDIVQVYRDVWSTPVTKPYMAHRVQRTVWGMHFCPFEDVLGVGHGEGFTSMLIPGAGEPNFDGLDANPYRSAKQRQEWEVKALLEKIQPELISLDPTELGQVDHTTFEQRHQDRVQALGFDPLAKEKFIPKYKKKGRSSAGNVEKRKRQVAHEDLREEIRITVEDKMKIEKERKEREKKEAVLSSQRSALDRFEK